One Telluria mixta DNA window includes the following coding sequences:
- a CDS encoding uracil-DNA glycosylase: MPIPAPILEALQRADASWRPHLITGLDAMMRATPDYLPALADDHYLPTDGRLFAAFALPFAAVRYVLVGEGPYPREESATGVCFMDGAVGPLWSDTGLSKPVNRATSLRNFMKMLLVAEGRLSEDDTGGAALAPVAKAARTDGSIQTLAELQDNLLGHGFLLLNAALVFRKHVPPVQEARAWVPFQRAVFAALAERADKPTLVLWGKIAEQLNKVPETAGFPQIHAEHPYNLSFIRHEGMQKLFGPMHLLHRG; the protein is encoded by the coding sequence ATGCCTATCCCCGCGCCCATCCTCGAAGCCCTGCAGCGCGCCGACGCCTCGTGGCGTCCCCATCTGATCACCGGTCTCGACGCGATGATGCGCGCGACGCCCGACTATCTGCCGGCGCTGGCTGACGACCATTACCTGCCCACGGACGGCCGCCTGTTCGCCGCGTTCGCGCTGCCGTTCGCTGCAGTGCGGTATGTGCTCGTGGGGGAGGGCCCGTATCCGCGCGAGGAAAGCGCGACCGGAGTGTGCTTCATGGATGGCGCCGTCGGACCGTTGTGGTCGGACACGGGCCTGTCGAAACCCGTCAACCGCGCGACGTCGCTGCGCAACTTCATGAAGATGCTGCTGGTGGCCGAGGGCCGGCTGAGCGAGGACGACACGGGCGGCGCGGCACTGGCACCCGTCGCGAAAGCGGCCCGCACGGATGGCTCGATCCAGACCCTGGCCGAGCTGCAGGACAACCTGCTCGGCCACGGATTCCTGTTATTGAATGCGGCCCTCGTGTTCCGCAAGCATGTGCCTCCGGTCCAGGAAGCGCGCGCATGGGTACCGTTCCAGCGCGCCGTGTTCGCCGCGCTGGCGGAGCGCGCCGACAAGCCGACGCTGGTGTTGTGGGGCAAGATCGCGGAGCAGTTGAACAAGGTGCCGGAGACGGCCGGTTTCCCGCAGATCCATGCCGAGCACCCGTACAACCTGTCGTTCATCCGCCACGAAGGCATGCAAAAACTGTTCGGGCCGATGCATTTGCTGCACCGCGGCTAA
- the iscR gene encoding Fe-S cluster assembly transcriptional regulator IscR yields the protein MRLTTKGRFAVTAMIDLALRQGNGPVTLSGISQRQAISLSYLEQLFGKLRRHEIVESVRGPGGGYSLARSADKVTVADIIIAVDEPIDATQCGGKENCHGADAASGTRCMTHELWATLNAKMVDFLDSVTLQDLVDQQKQKEQNVVVMHRHAPSENTEAKHIGVN from the coding sequence ATGCGTCTGACCACCAAAGGCCGTTTTGCTGTTACCGCGATGATCGACCTCGCCCTGCGCCAGGGCAATGGTCCGGTCACGCTGTCGGGCATCAGCCAGCGCCAGGCCATTTCGCTGTCGTACCTGGAGCAATTGTTCGGCAAGCTGCGCCGGCACGAGATCGTCGAGTCGGTGCGCGGCCCGGGCGGCGGCTACAGCCTCGCGCGCAGCGCCGACAAGGTGACCGTCGCCGACATCATCATCGCCGTTGACGAGCCCATCGATGCGACCCAGTGCGGCGGCAAGGAAAACTGTCATGGCGCCGATGCCGCCAGCGGCACCCGCTGCATGACCCACGAACTGTGGGCCACGCTGAATGCCAAGATGGTCGATTTCCTCGACTCGGTGACCTTGCAGGACCTCGTCGACCAGCAGAAGCAGAAAGAACAGAACGTCGTGGTGATGCACCGCCACGCGCCGTCGGAAAATACTGAAGCTAAGCATATTGGAGTGAACTGA
- a CDS encoding IscS subfamily cysteine desulfurase, which produces MNAPLDKKIEQSFVTAPHFPIYMDYSATTPIDPRVADKMIPYLREQFGNPASRSHAYGWSAEAAVEEARAQVAALVGADPREIIWTSGATESNNLAIKGAAQFYKSKGKHIITVKTEHKAVLDTVRELERQGFEATYLEPQDNGLITLEQLEAAMRPDTILVSVMLVNNEIGVVQPIKEIGELCRKKGIIFHSDAAQATGKVEINLEELKVDLMSFSAHKTYGPKGIGALYVRRKPRVRLEAQMHGGGHERGLRSGTLAPHQIVGMGEAFRIAKEEMDTELARIKALRDRLAKGLLEIEEVYINGDMEHRVPHNLNVSFNFVEGESLIMAVKDIAVSSGSACTSASLEPSYVLRALGRSDELAHSSIRFTIGRFTTEEDIDFAIKLLKEKVGKLRELSPLWEMHKDGIDLNSIQWAAH; this is translated from the coding sequence ATGAACGCGCCTTTGGACAAAAAAATCGAGCAGAGCTTCGTGACTGCGCCGCATTTCCCGATCTACATGGATTATTCGGCCACGACGCCGATCGATCCGCGCGTGGCGGACAAGATGATTCCGTACCTGCGCGAGCAGTTCGGTAACCCGGCGTCGCGCAGCCACGCGTACGGCTGGAGCGCCGAGGCGGCTGTCGAAGAGGCGCGCGCGCAGGTCGCGGCGCTCGTCGGCGCCGATCCGCGCGAGATCATCTGGACGTCGGGCGCGACCGAGTCGAACAACCTTGCGATCAAGGGCGCGGCGCAGTTCTACAAGTCGAAGGGCAAGCACATCATCACGGTCAAGACCGAGCACAAGGCCGTGCTGGACACCGTGCGCGAACTGGAACGCCAGGGCTTCGAGGCGACCTACCTGGAGCCGCAGGACAACGGCCTGATCACGCTGGAGCAGCTGGAAGCCGCGATGCGTCCGGACACGATCCTCGTCTCCGTCATGCTCGTGAATAACGAGATCGGCGTGGTCCAGCCGATCAAGGAAATCGGCGAGCTGTGCCGCAAGAAGGGCATCATCTTCCACAGCGACGCGGCGCAGGCCACCGGCAAGGTCGAGATCAACCTGGAAGAGCTGAAGGTCGACCTGATGAGCTTCAGCGCGCACAAGACCTATGGTCCGAAGGGCATCGGCGCCCTGTACGTGCGCCGCAAGCCGCGCGTGCGCCTGGAAGCGCAGATGCACGGCGGCGGCCACGAGCGCGGCCTGCGTTCGGGCACGCTGGCACCGCACCAGATCGTCGGCATGGGCGAAGCCTTCCGCATCGCCAAGGAAGAGATGGACACCGAGCTCGCGCGCATCAAGGCGCTGCGCGACCGCCTGGCCAAGGGCCTGCTGGAGATCGAAGAGGTCTACATCAACGGCGACATGGAACACCGCGTCCCGCACAACCTGAACGTGTCGTTCAACTTCGTCGAAGGCGAATCGCTGATCATGGCCGTCAAGGACATCGCCGTGTCGTCGGGTTCGGCCTGCACCTCGGCGTCGCTGGAACCGTCGTACGTGCTGCGCGCCCTGGGCCGCAGCGACGAGCTGGCGCACAGCTCGATCCGCTTCACCATCGGCCGCTTCACGACCGAGGAAGACATCGACTTCGCCATCAAGCTGCTGAAGGAAAAAGTCGGCAAGCTGCGCGAACTGTCGCCGCTGTGGGAAATGCACAAGGATGGCATTGACCTGAACTCGATCCAGTGGGCAGCCCACTAA
- the iscU gene encoding Fe-S cluster assembly scaffold IscU: protein MAYSDKVLDHYENPRNVGSFDKNSDDVGTGMVGAPACGDVMKLQIKVNEAGVIEDAKFKTYGCGSAIASSSLVTEWVKGKSLDEALSIKNTQIAEELALPPVKIHCSILAEDAIKAAVADYKTKHATEKA, encoded by the coding sequence ATGGCATATTCCGACAAGGTCCTGGACCACTACGAAAACCCGCGCAACGTCGGCTCGTTCGACAAGAATTCCGACGACGTCGGCACCGGCATGGTCGGCGCACCGGCCTGCGGCGACGTGATGAAACTGCAGATCAAGGTGAACGAAGCCGGCGTGATCGAAGACGCGAAATTCAAGACGTACGGCTGCGGCTCGGCGATCGCTTCGAGCTCGCTCGTGACCGAATGGGTCAAGGGCAAGTCGCTGGACGAAGCGCTGTCCATCAAGAACACGCAGATCGCCGAAGAACTGGCGCTGCCGCCGGTGAAGATCCACTGCTCGATCCTGGCCGAAGACGCCATCAAGGCGGCCGTCGCCGACTACAAGACCAAGCACGCGACCGAAAAAGCGTAA
- the iscA gene encoding iron-sulfur cluster assembly protein IscA, which translates to MAVTLTEKAAKHINRYLERRGKGVGLRFGVRTTGCSGLAYKLEYVDEASAEDAVFESHGVKVFVDPKSLAYIDGTELDFAREGLNEGFRFNNPNVKDNCGCGESFRV; encoded by the coding sequence ATGGCTGTGACCCTGACCGAAAAAGCCGCAAAGCACATCAACCGTTACCTCGAACGCCGGGGCAAGGGCGTGGGCCTGCGTTTCGGCGTGCGCACGACCGGCTGCTCCGGCCTGGCCTACAAGCTGGAATACGTCGACGAAGCCAGCGCCGAAGATGCGGTCTTCGAATCGCATGGCGTGAAGGTCTTCGTCGATCCGAAGAGCCTGGCGTACATCGACGGCACCGAGCTCGATTTCGCCCGCGAAGGCCTGAACGAAGGCTTCCGCTTCAACAACCCGAACGTCAAGGACAATTGCGGTTGCGGCGAAAGCTTCCGCGTCTGA
- the hscB gene encoding Fe-S protein assembly co-chaperone HscB, translating to MQNHFELFQLPARFDVDMDALDSAYREVQGRVHPDRFVNASDAEKRVAMQWATRANEAYQTLRSPMLRARYLCELNGVDLQTESNTAMPMDFLMEQMELREALSDARDAKDAGALDELDARIRGERKQRLAQVGKLLDAGDYPQAAQGVRALMFLDKFGDELHYAFEALET from the coding sequence GTGCAAAACCACTTCGAGCTGTTCCAGCTGCCGGCCAGGTTCGACGTCGACATGGACGCGCTGGATTCCGCTTACCGCGAAGTCCAGGGCCGCGTCCATCCGGACCGCTTCGTGAACGCGAGCGACGCCGAAAAGCGCGTCGCGATGCAATGGGCCACGCGCGCCAACGAGGCCTATCAAACGCTGCGCAGCCCGATGCTGCGCGCACGCTACCTGTGCGAGCTGAATGGCGTCGACCTGCAGACCGAGTCGAACACCGCGATGCCGATGGACTTCCTGATGGAGCAGATGGAACTGCGCGAAGCGCTGTCCGACGCGCGCGACGCGAAGGACGCCGGCGCCCTCGACGAGCTGGATGCGCGCATCCGCGGCGAGCGCAAGCAGCGCCTGGCACAGGTCGGCAAGCTGCTCGACGCCGGGGACTACCCGCAGGCGGCGCAGGGCGTGCGGGCGCTGATGTTCCTCGATAAATTCGGCGACGAATTGCATTACGCGTTCGAGGCGCTTGAGACTTGA
- the hscA gene encoding Fe-S protein assembly chaperone HscA, whose amino-acid sequence MALLQISEPGMSTAPHQHRLAVGIDLGTTNSLVATVRHSIPEVLTDEDGRSLLPSIVRYLPNGHANIGYKAMAARTTDPKNTIVSVKRFMGRGLKDIAHVENLPYDFVDAPGMVQVKTVAGVKSPVEVSAQILATLRQTAEDALGDELVGAVITVPAYFDDAQRQATKDAAQLAGLNVLRLLSEPTAAAIAYGLDHGKEGVFAVYDLGGGTFDISILKLSKGVFEVLATGGDSALGGDDFDQRLFCYITQQAGLAPLSEMDTATLMVKARQAKELLSTNEETTVEAILKSGEVVQVTITAKTFAEITQPLVAKTMNAVRKAMRDANVSVEDVDGVVLVGGATRMPHIRRAVGDFFKTIPHANIDPDKVVALGAAIQANLLAGNRAAGDDWLLLDVIPLSLGIETMGGLVEKIIPRNSTIPCARAQEFTTFKDGQTALAVHVVQGERELVSDCRSLARFELRGIPPMAAGAARIRVTYQVDADGLLSVSARETRSGVEASITVKPSYGLGDDEVARMLQDSYNSAQVDMVARALREEQVEAERILLATQSALDTDAELLSDEEQGAIAQLMQGVRDATARSNDTAIDADSRQNVLHDAVQALARGTEEFAARRMDKSVRKVLAGKALDQV is encoded by the coding sequence ATGGCACTACTGCAGATCTCCGAACCCGGCATGTCGACCGCGCCGCACCAGCACCGGCTGGCGGTGGGCATCGACCTGGGCACCACCAATTCCCTCGTCGCGACCGTGCGCCACTCGATCCCGGAAGTGCTGACCGACGAGGACGGCCGCTCGCTGCTGCCATCGATCGTGCGCTACCTGCCGAACGGCCACGCCAACATCGGCTACAAGGCCATGGCGGCCCGCACCACCGATCCGAAGAACACCATCGTCTCCGTCAAGCGCTTCATGGGCCGCGGCCTGAAGGACATCGCGCACGTCGAGAACCTGCCGTATGACTTCGTCGATGCTCCGGGTATGGTGCAGGTGAAGACCGTGGCCGGCGTGAAGTCGCCGGTGGAAGTCTCCGCGCAGATCCTGGCCACGCTGCGCCAGACCGCGGAAGACGCGCTAGGCGACGAACTGGTCGGCGCCGTCATCACGGTGCCCGCGTACTTCGACGACGCGCAGCGCCAGGCGACGAAGGACGCGGCCCAGCTGGCCGGCCTGAACGTGCTGCGCCTGCTGTCCGAGCCGACGGCCGCCGCCATCGCGTATGGCCTCGACCACGGCAAGGAAGGCGTGTTCGCCGTGTACGACCTGGGCGGCGGTACGTTCGACATCTCGATCTTGAAACTGTCGAAGGGCGTGTTCGAAGTGCTGGCCACGGGCGGCGATTCCGCGCTCGGCGGCGACGACTTCGACCAGCGCCTGTTCTGCTACATCACCCAGCAGGCCGGTCTCGCACCGCTGTCCGAAATGGACACCGCGACCCTGATGGTCAAGGCGCGCCAGGCCAAGGAACTGCTGTCGACGAACGAAGAGACGACCGTCGAGGCGATCCTGAAATCCGGCGAAGTCGTGCAGGTGACGATCACCGCGAAGACGTTCGCCGAGATCACGCAGCCGCTCGTCGCGAAGACGATGAACGCAGTGCGCAAGGCGATGCGCGATGCGAACGTGAGCGTCGAAGACGTGGACGGCGTCGTGCTCGTCGGCGGCGCCACGCGCATGCCGCACATCCGCCGCGCCGTCGGCGACTTCTTCAAGACGATCCCGCACGCGAACATCGACCCGGACAAGGTCGTCGCGCTGGGCGCCGCGATCCAGGCGAATCTCCTGGCCGGTAACCGCGCCGCGGGCGACGACTGGCTGCTGCTGGACGTGATCCCGCTGTCGCTCGGCATCGAGACGATGGGCGGCCTGGTCGAGAAGATCATCCCGCGCAACTCGACGATCCCGTGCGCCCGTGCGCAGGAGTTCACGACGTTCAAGGATGGCCAGACCGCGTTGGCCGTGCACGTGGTGCAGGGCGAGCGCGAGCTGGTGTCCGACTGCCGTTCGCTGGCGCGCTTCGAGCTGCGCGGCATCCCGCCGATGGCGGCCGGCGCGGCGCGCATCCGCGTCACGTACCAGGTCGACGCGGACGGGCTGCTGTCGGTGTCGGCGCGCGAGACGCGCTCCGGCGTGGAAGCGTCGATCACCGTGAAACCGTCGTACGGCCTCGGCGACGACGAAGTCGCGCGCATGCTGCAGGACTCATACAACTCGGCGCAGGTCGACATGGTCGCGCGCGCGCTGCGCGAGGAACAGGTCGAGGCCGAGCGCATCCTGCTGGCCACGCAGTCCGCGCTCGACACGGACGCCGAGCTGCTGAGCGACGAAGAGCAGGGCGCCATCGCGCAGCTGATGCAGGGCGTGCGCGATGCGACGGCGCGCTCCAACGACACCGCCATCGACGCCGACTCGCGCCAGAACGTGCTGCACGACGCGGTGCAGGCGCTGGCGCGCGGCACCGAGGAATTCGCGGCGCGGCGCATGGACAAGAGCGTGCGCAAGGTATTGGCAGGAAAAGCGCTGGATCAAGTTTAA
- the fdx gene encoding ISC system 2Fe-2S type ferredoxin — protein sequence MPQIVILPHPVFCPEGAVLEGQSGKSICDTLIENDIEIEHACDRVCACTTCHVVVREGFDSLNEQEEKEEDMLDKAWGLEPNSRLSCQAIIADEDLVVEIPKYTINHAAENH from the coding sequence GTGCCACAAATCGTCATCCTCCCCCATCCCGTCTTCTGCCCCGAAGGCGCCGTGCTCGAAGGCCAGAGCGGCAAGTCGATCTGCGACACGCTGATCGAGAACGACATCGAGATCGAACACGCCTGCGACCGCGTGTGCGCGTGCACGACGTGCCACGTGGTCGTGCGCGAAGGCTTCGACTCGCTGAACGAGCAGGAGGAAAAGGAAGAGGACATGCTCGACAAGGCCTGGGGCCTGGAGCCGAACTCGCGCCTGTCCTGCCAGGCCATCATCGCGGATGAAGACCTCGTCGTCGAGATCCCGAAGTACACGATCAACCACGCAGCCGAGAACCACTGA
- the iscX gene encoding Fe-S cluster assembly protein IscX yields the protein MKWTDVTAIAEALYEQHPDVDPATVRFVDLHNWVVALDGFDDDRTRGGERVLEAIQAAWIDEAR from the coding sequence ATGAAGTGGACCGATGTCACGGCCATCGCCGAGGCCTTGTACGAACAGCACCCGGACGTCGATCCGGCCACCGTGCGTTTCGTCGACCTGCATAACTGGGTCGTCGCGCTGGACGGCTTCGACGACGACCGCACGCGCGGCGGCGAACGCGTACTCGAAGCCATACAGGCAGCCTGGATAGATGAAGCCCGCTAA
- a CDS encoding class I SAM-dependent methyltransferase codes for MKPAKKEAPTIYQLAPEIKPGQSIELLKELHILTRDGKLNQDSRRKLKQVYHLVQFIEPLLKDVGEGATVVDHGAGKSYLGFILYDLFFKGRENSGHIYGIETREELVQKSTELAASLGFPGMSFLNLSVAESTESDKLPATIDVVTALHACNTATDDAIDFALKKHAKHIVLVPCCQAEVASVLRKNKGKDLGRSALTEIWRHPIHTREFGSQITNVLRCLQLEAHGYQVTVTELVGWEHSMKNELIVATYKNLPRRRPAERLQQVLAEVGLGELSSRFYTEATTSEPTP; via the coding sequence ATGAAGCCCGCTAAAAAAGAAGCCCCGACGATTTATCAACTGGCCCCGGAAATCAAGCCGGGCCAGTCGATCGAACTGCTGAAGGAACTGCACATCCTCACGCGCGACGGCAAACTGAACCAGGACAGCCGCCGCAAACTGAAGCAGGTCTACCACCTCGTGCAGTTCATCGAGCCGCTGCTGAAGGACGTCGGGGAAGGTGCGACCGTCGTCGACCACGGCGCCGGCAAGTCCTACCTCGGCTTCATCCTGTACGACCTGTTCTTCAAAGGACGGGAAAACAGCGGCCATATCTACGGCATCGAGACGCGCGAAGAACTCGTTCAGAAATCGACGGAGCTGGCGGCAAGCCTCGGCTTCCCGGGCATGTCGTTCCTGAACCTGTCCGTCGCGGAGTCCACCGAGTCCGACAAGCTGCCGGCCACGATCGACGTGGTGACGGCGCTTCACGCCTGTAATACGGCGACGGACGACGCCATCGATTTCGCGCTGAAGAAGCACGCGAAGCACATCGTGCTCGTGCCGTGCTGCCAGGCCGAAGTGGCGTCCGTGCTGCGCAAGAATAAAGGCAAGGACCTGGGCCGCAGCGCGCTCACGGAGATCTGGCGCCACCCGATCCACACGCGCGAATTCGGCAGCCAGATCACCAATGTGCTGCGCTGCCTGCAGCTGGAGGCGCACGGCTACCAGGTCACCGTCACGGAGCTGGTGGGCTGGGAACACTCGATGAAGAACGAGCTGATCGTCGCCACGTATAAAAACCTGCCGCGCCGCCGGCCGGCCGAGCGCCTGCAGCAGGTGCTGGCCGAAGTCGGCCTCGGGGAACTCTCATCGCGTTTCTATACCGAGGCAACTACAAGCGAGCCAACGCCATGA
- the ltaE gene encoding low-specificity L-threonine aldolase: protein MSDHHDRWIDLRSDTVTQPSAAMRAAMAAAPVGDDVYADDPTVNRLQDFAAELFGFEAGLFAPSGTQTNLIALMTHCGRGDEYLVGQEAHTYKYEGGGAAVLGSIQPQPIANQPDGSIAISDIAAYIKPDDMHFARTRVLALENTIGGRVLPRDYVKAATDFAHAKGLVTHLDGARVCNAAVRQGIPLRDAAAGFDTVSVCLSKGLGAPVGSVLLGPRAFIEQGKRWRKMLGGGMRQAGVIAAAAHYALAHNVERLAEDHQNAADLSAGLARIEPLKVTTPQTNIFYVEIPEAACAPLHEALARQGIRASIGPHTRLVTHLDVTAADVKKTIAAFEAFFLDWNKQ from the coding sequence ATGAGCGACCACCACGACCGCTGGATCGACCTGCGCAGCGACACCGTCACCCAACCGTCCGCCGCCATGCGCGCGGCGATGGCGGCGGCGCCCGTCGGCGACGATGTCTATGCCGACGACCCCACCGTGAACCGCCTGCAGGACTTCGCGGCCGAGCTGTTCGGCTTCGAAGCGGGCCTGTTCGCGCCGAGCGGCACGCAGACGAACCTCATCGCGCTGATGACGCATTGCGGCCGCGGCGACGAATACCTCGTCGGCCAGGAAGCGCACACGTACAAGTACGAAGGCGGTGGTGCCGCGGTGCTGGGTTCGATCCAGCCGCAGCCGATCGCCAACCAGCCGGACGGCTCGATCGCGATCTCCGACATCGCCGCGTACATCAAGCCGGACGACATGCACTTTGCGCGCACCCGCGTGCTGGCGCTGGAAAACACGATCGGCGGCCGCGTGCTCCCGCGCGATTACGTGAAGGCCGCGACGGACTTCGCGCATGCGAAGGGCCTCGTCACGCACCTGGACGGCGCCCGCGTCTGCAACGCGGCCGTCAGGCAGGGCATCCCGCTGCGCGACGCGGCGGCCGGATTCGACACCGTGTCCGTGTGCCTGTCGAAGGGTCTCGGCGCGCCGGTCGGTTCCGTGCTGCTGGGCCCCAGGGCCTTCATCGAGCAGGGCAAGCGCTGGCGCAAGATGCTGGGCGGCGGCATGCGGCAAGCCGGCGTCATCGCGGCCGCGGCGCATTACGCGCTGGCGCACAACGTCGAGCGCCTCGCCGAGGATCATCAAAACGCGGCCGACCTGTCCGCCGGCCTCGCACGCATCGAGCCGCTGAAGGTGACGACGCCGCAGACGAACATCTTCTACGTCGAGATCCCGGAAGCCGCGTGCGCGCCGCTGCATGAAGCCCTGGCGCGCCAGGGCATCCGTGCATCGATCGGCCCGCACACGCGCCTCGTCACGCACCTCGATGTGACGGCCGCGGATGTGAAGAAAACCATCGCTGCGTTCGAAGCATTCTTCCTCGACTGGAACAAACAATGA
- a CDS encoding RNA pseudouridine synthase: MNDEGIRLAKRVAEIVPCSRAEAERYIAGGWVTVDGAVAEDPATRVTTAEVVALLPGAEPVEPVPVTILLHKPAGVDAAGALALIEPATLAASPNARFLRRHLARLTIVTPLEPEASGLLVLSQDWRVTRKLVEDAARIEQEYVAEVTGAIADDGLSRLNASMRVQGRATVPLKASWQSEARLRLAGKDVRPGQVAAMCAAVGLSVTSLRRLRIGRVSLGQLPAGRWRYLLETERF, from the coding sequence ATGAACGACGAAGGTATCCGCCTCGCCAAGCGCGTGGCCGAAATCGTGCCGTGCTCGCGCGCCGAAGCCGAACGCTACATCGCGGGTGGCTGGGTGACCGTCGACGGTGCCGTCGCCGAAGATCCCGCCACGCGCGTGACGACCGCGGAGGTTGTCGCGCTGCTGCCGGGCGCGGAACCCGTCGAACCGGTGCCGGTGACGATCCTGCTGCACAAGCCGGCCGGTGTCGACGCGGCCGGTGCGCTGGCCCTCATCGAACCCGCGACGCTGGCCGCGTCTCCCAACGCACGCTTTCTGCGCCGGCACCTGGCGCGGTTGACCATCGTCACGCCGCTGGAACCGGAAGCGAGCGGCCTGCTGGTGCTGAGCCAGGACTGGCGCGTGACGCGCAAGCTGGTGGAGGATGCCGCCCGCATCGAACAGGAATATGTGGCCGAAGTGACGGGCGCGATCGCCGACGATGGCTTGTCTCGCCTGAACGCGAGCATGCGCGTGCAGGGCAGGGCGACGGTGCCGCTGAAGGCGAGCTGGCAAAGCGAGGCGCGGCTGCGCCTGGCCGGGAAGGACGTCCGCCCGGGGCAGGTTGCCGCGATGTGTGCCGCGGTCGGCTTGAGCGTGACATCGCTGCGCCGGCTGCGCATCGGGCGCGTGTCGCTGGGCCAGTTGCCGGCCGGGCGCTGGCGGTATCTGCTCGAGACCGAGCGGTTCTGA
- a CDS encoding gliding motility protein GldB-related protein, with protein sequence MKFIRRCLPLLALWTGAVLAAGVDPLTADIDAHDAQRFADLMKDGAVPTAAALQRGYLDGAGPGVKVFTPGRIRDAQHLAKAVANKPDVYRYAIRACLPQVPALRSDLRAIYLGFAGLLPERPLPAIDVVFGAGNSGGTASNDRQVLGLEVICPPGTTPEQFRTAMRGFFAHETVHTWQDEETPAALADLLLSQALREGGADYLATLVTGAIPHQDRDAWARPQEARLWQAFQQDRQALKGSRDDVNKLIASPHFRRWFVNCGSAPEGWPCEAGYWVGMRIAEAYVARASDKRAAIRELIELRDPAAILEASGYGL encoded by the coding sequence ATGAAGTTCATCCGGCGCTGTCTGCCCCTGCTGGCATTGTGGACCGGCGCCGTGCTGGCCGCCGGCGTCGACCCGCTGACGGCCGACATCGATGCGCACGACGCGCAACGCTTCGCCGATCTGATGAAGGATGGCGCCGTGCCGACGGCCGCTGCGCTGCAGCGCGGTTACCTGGACGGGGCGGGGCCGGGCGTGAAGGTCTTCACGCCGGGACGGATCCGCGACGCTCAGCACCTGGCCAAGGCGGTCGCCAACAAACCCGATGTGTACCGGTACGCGATCCGTGCATGCCTGCCGCAGGTGCCGGCCCTGCGTAGCGACCTGCGCGCGATCTATCTCGGGTTTGCCGGCCTGCTGCCGGAACGTCCGCTGCCCGCCATCGACGTCGTCTTCGGTGCCGGCAACTCGGGCGGCACCGCCAGCAACGACAGGCAAGTGCTCGGCCTGGAGGTGATCTGTCCGCCCGGGACGACGCCCGAGCAGTTCCGCACCGCGATGCGGGGCTTCTTTGCACACGAAACGGTGCACACGTGGCAGGACGAGGAGACGCCGGCCGCACTGGCCGATCTCCTGCTGAGCCAAGCGTTGAGGGAAGGCGGCGCGGACTATCTCGCGACGCTGGTCACGGGCGCGATTCCGCATCAGGACCGCGATGCGTGGGCACGTCCGCAGGAAGCCAGGCTGTGGCAGGCGTTCCAGCAGGATCGCCAGGCGCTGAAAGGCAGCCGCGACGACGTGAACAAGCTGATCGCCAGCCCGCATTTCCGGCGCTGGTTCGTGAACTGCGGATCCGCGCCCGAGGGCTGGCCGTGCGAGGCCGGGTACTGGGTCGGCATGCGCATCGCGGAAGCTTATGTGGCGCGCGCATCCGACAAGCGCGCCGCGATCCGTGAACTCATCGAATTGCGCGATCCCGCGGCGATCCTCGAGGCCAGCGGCTACGGCCTGTAA